One genomic segment of Ferrimonas sp. YFM includes these proteins:
- the yjjX gene encoding inosine/xanthosine triphosphatase: MTKTTEKTLLVASRNPVKVNAAQRALERAFPQVHWQVKGVSVPSGVDEQPMGDTETRVGTINRLEAILREQADFYVAFEGGYDRIHGQGFTFAYIAASDGTQTQIGRSGLLPLPELVSRRLEQGEELGPLMDELFNDHNIRQKGGAMGILTNNLVDRTSIYSDTLCMLLAPFLHPELYAQ; encoded by the coding sequence ATGACAAAAACAACAGAAAAAACTTTGCTGGTGGCTTCCCGCAATCCGGTAAAGGTCAATGCCGCCCAACGGGCCCTGGAGCGCGCCTTCCCCCAAGTACATTGGCAGGTCAAGGGCGTCAGCGTCCCCTCCGGCGTAGACGAGCAGCCCATGGGAGACACCGAGACCCGGGTCGGCACCATCAACCGGCTGGAGGCGATCCTCAGGGAGCAAGCCGACTTCTATGTGGCCTTCGAGGGGGGCTATGATCGCATCCATGGGCAGGGTTTCACCTTTGCCTACATCGCCGCCAGTGATGGCACTCAGACCCAGATTGGCCGCAGCGGCCTGTTGCCCCTGCCGGAACTGGTCAGCCGCCGTCTGGAGCAGGGCGAAGAGCTGGGTCCGCTGATGGACGAATTGTTCAACGACCACAACATCCGTCAGAAGGGGGGCGCCATGGGGATCCTCACCAACAACCTGGTGGACAGGACCAGCATCTACTCAGACACCCTGTGCATGCTGCTGGCCCCTTTCCTGCACCCGGAGCTCTACGCTCAATAA
- the tcdA gene encoding tRNA cyclic N6-threonylcarbamoyladenosine(37) synthase TcdA has product MNDDYLQRFGGIGRLYGPAALERFSRSHVAVVGIGGVGTWVAEALARSGIARITLIDLDDICITNTNRQCHALKETVGLSKVAVMAQRIRAINPDCQVDEVEEFVDSDNLFELIDDSLDYLVDCIDSVKAKAALIAHCKRRKVRIVTVGGAGGQLDPSRVQVADLAKTYQDPLAAKVRNLLRREYNFSKNPKRRFQVECVFSDEQLKYPGADGQVCLAKSAAEGPKAMDCASGFGAVTPVTGTFGFVAASRVLLKLAAKADKEA; this is encoded by the coding sequence ATGAACGACGACTATCTACAACGCTTTGGCGGCATTGGCCGTCTCTATGGTCCAGCGGCACTGGAGCGATTCTCCCGATCCCATGTTGCCGTGGTGGGCATCGGAGGGGTGGGCACCTGGGTGGCCGAGGCCCTTGCCCGCAGCGGTATCGCGCGAATCACTCTAATCGACCTCGATGACATCTGTATTACCAACACCAATCGGCAATGCCATGCCCTGAAGGAGACCGTGGGTCTCTCCAAGGTGGCGGTGATGGCTCAGCGAATCCGGGCCATTAACCCGGACTGCCAGGTGGATGAGGTGGAAGAGTTTGTCGACAGTGACAATCTGTTTGAGCTTATCGACGACAGCCTGGACTACCTGGTGGACTGCATCGACAGCGTCAAGGCCAAGGCGGCGTTGATCGCCCATTGTAAGCGGCGCAAGGTCCGCATTGTCACCGTGGGCGGCGCCGGTGGCCAGCTGGATCCCAGCCGGGTTCAGGTGGCAGACCTGGCCAAGACCTATCAGGATCCCCTGGCGGCCAAGGTGCGCAACCTGCTGCGCCGGGAGTATAACTTCAGTAAGAACCCCAAGCGCCGCTTTCAGGTGGAGTGCGTCTTCTCCGATGAGCAGCTCAAATACCCCGGAGCCGATGGTCAGGTCTGCCTGGCCAAGTCGGCCGCAGAGGGGCCCAAGGCGATGGATTGCGCCAGTGGTTTTGGTGCCGTGACCCCGGTCACCGGCACCTTTGGCTTTGTGGCGGCCAGCAGAGTGCTGCTAAAACTGGCGGCAAAGGCCGACAAAGAGGCATAA
- a CDS encoding cysteine desulfurase, giving the protein MSAPLQQLRHQFPALNQPDLVYLDNAATTQKPERVLSAMNRFYREQNANVHRGAHRLSDLATRAFEGARDRVQTFINAPAREEVIFTRGTTESMNLLARSLGSHLLQPGDEILIDTWAHHACIVPWQQMAMRTGAKLIPIPLTPEGDLDLDAYRALLGPKTKVVSLTQVSNALGKVAPLEVMLPAARAAGAITIVDGAQAVAHLEIDVQALGCDFYAFSGHKCYGPTGIGVLWGRQSLLEQMPPYQYGGEMIQQVSFEGSQFNRLPYKFEAGTPAIAEAIGLGEALAFIDGLDRKALQAHEAELMERVKAGIAALPGVEAIAGTGVNLGALSFRVEGEHHQDIGILLDQAGIAVRCGHHCCQPLMQALGLKGSCRVSFAAYNSLEEADAFLAALKEITEFLDD; this is encoded by the coding sequence ATGAGCGCACCACTGCAGCAACTGCGACACCAGTTTCCGGCCCTGAACCAGCCGGATCTGGTCTACCTGGACAACGCCGCCACCACTCAGAAACCTGAGCGGGTGCTCTCGGCGATGAACCGTTTCTACCGGGAGCAGAACGCCAACGTCCATCGCGGCGCCCATCGCCTTTCAGACCTGGCCACCCGGGCATTCGAGGGCGCCAGAGACCGGGTGCAAACCTTCATCAATGCGCCGGCGCGGGAGGAGGTGATCTTCACCCGTGGCACCACGGAGTCGATGAACCTGCTGGCCCGGAGTCTGGGCAGCCACCTGCTGCAGCCCGGCGACGAGATCCTCATCGACACCTGGGCTCACCACGCCTGCATCGTCCCCTGGCAACAGATGGCGATGCGCACCGGCGCCAAACTGATTCCCATCCCCCTGACTCCGGAGGGCGACCTGGACCTGGACGCCTATCGGGCTCTGCTGGGACCCAAAACCAAAGTGGTCAGCCTCACCCAGGTTTCCAATGCCCTGGGCAAGGTGGCACCTCTTGAGGTGATGCTGCCCGCCGCCAGGGCTGCCGGCGCCATCACCATAGTGGACGGGGCTCAGGCGGTGGCCCACCTGGAGATCGACGTACAGGCGCTGGGCTGTGATTTCTACGCCTTCTCCGGCCACAAATGCTATGGCCCCACAGGCATAGGCGTCTTGTGGGGACGTCAGTCGCTGCTGGAACAGATGCCCCCCTATCAATATGGCGGCGAGATGATCCAGCAGGTCAGCTTCGAGGGCAGCCAGTTCAACCGTCTGCCCTACAAGTTTGAAGCGGGCACGCCCGCCATCGCCGAAGCCATTGGATTAGGTGAAGCCCTGGCCTTTATTGACGGATTGGACAGGAAAGCGCTGCAGGCCCATGAAGCCGAACTGATGGAGAGAGTAAAAGCGGGGATTGCCGCCCTGCCAGGCGTGGAAGCGATCGCCGGCACCGGAGTGAATCTGGGTGCCCTCTCCTTCAGAGTCGAAGGCGAACACCACCAGGATATCGGCATCCTGCTGGACCAGGCGGGCATCGCGGTGCGCTGCGGCCACCACTGCTGCCAGCCGCTGATGCAGGCGCTGGGACTCAAAGGCAGTTGCCGGGTCTCCTTCGCCGCCTATAACAGCCTCGAAGAGGCGGACGCCTTCCTGGCCGCCCTCAAAGAGATCACGGAGTTTCTCGATGATTAA
- a CDS encoding sulfite exporter TauE/SafE family protein, translating into MIYLLYLLLGAFAGVLSGLFGIGGGLVIVPVLLTTFKVLNFDNAIAIHMALGTSLATIIVTSINSMMAHHRRGGVDWKVVFTMVPGIVLAAYLGGYVAHLLDATILSYCFTAFILAVAMKMWFGLKPKGLQPFPGPVGLSVSGAGIGFFSAIFGIGGGTISVPLLSRFGLEMRKAVGISSALGFPIALTGALSYAISGWNQPGLPEMSLGYVYLPAFVGIILTSSIFSRFGAHLAHKLDPRIMQKSFAVLLFVIAIKTLLTS; encoded by the coding sequence ATGATCTACCTGTTGTATCTGCTCCTCGGCGCCTTTGCGGGCGTACTCTCCGGTCTGTTTGGCATCGGCGGTGGTTTGGTGATCGTGCCGGTGTTGCTGACGACCTTCAAGGTGCTCAATTTCGATAATGCCATCGCCATCCACATGGCGCTGGGGACCTCGCTGGCCACCATCATCGTCACCTCCATCAACTCCATGATGGCCCACCACCGTCGGGGCGGGGTGGATTGGAAGGTGGTGTTTACCATGGTGCCCGGCATTGTCCTGGCGGCCTACCTGGGGGGCTATGTGGCCCACCTGCTGGACGCCACCATACTCTCCTACTGCTTCACCGCCTTTATCCTGGCAGTGGCGATGAAGATGTGGTTCGGCCTCAAACCCAAGGGGTTGCAGCCCTTCCCCGGCCCGGTTGGACTGAGTGTTTCCGGTGCCGGCATCGGTTTCTTCTCTGCCATCTTCGGCATTGGCGGCGGCACCATCAGTGTGCCCCTGTTGTCCCGATTTGGGCTGGAGATGCGTAAGGCGGTGGGGATCTCTTCCGCCCTGGGTTTCCCCATCGCCCTCACCGGCGCCCTGAGTTACGCCATCAGTGGCTGGAATCAGCCCGGGCTGCCGGAGATGAGCCTGGGCTACGTCTACCTGCCTGCCTTTGTGGGGATCATCCTCACCAGCTCCATCTTTTCCCGCTTTGGGGCGCACCTGGCTCACAAGCTGGACCCAAGAATTATGCAGAAAAGTTTCGCCGTCCTGCTGTTTGTCATTGCGATAAAGACGTTATTGACCAGTTAA
- a CDS encoding thioredoxin family protein, protein MKIEILGSGCKKCNTLADLVKTRAQELELAFELEHVTDMEKILDYGVMRTPAIVIDGEVKHSGSLPGQAELDALLNQG, encoded by the coding sequence ATGAAGATTGAGATTCTTGGAAGTGGCTGCAAGAAGTGCAACACCCTGGCAGACTTGGTGAAAACTCGAGCTCAGGAGCTGGAGTTGGCATTTGAGCTGGAGCACGTCACCGATATGGAGAAGATCCTGGATTACGGGGTGATGCGCACTCCGGCCATAGTGATCGACGGTGAAGTGAAGCACAGCGGCTCGCTGCCCGGGCAGGCTGAGTTGGATGCCTTGTTAAACCAGGGTTAA
- a CDS encoding SufE family protein: MIKPGIQEFLDSPLGKGLTREQLHGELMAQSHWQGRYRIIMKLGSRMPDLAPQWQREEAEVAGCESKAWLYHHRDETGCHHFLAGSESRIIKGLLVLILSACNHGDDEAIHGLDLDDWFGDLGLSAHLSPSRANGLAALVEAIRAQAAPR; encoded by the coding sequence ATGATTAAACCTGGCATTCAAGAGTTTCTGGACTCCCCTCTGGGCAAGGGTCTGACTCGCGAGCAGTTACACGGGGAGCTGATGGCCCAGTCCCACTGGCAGGGGCGATATCGGATCATCATGAAACTGGGCAGCCGCATGCCAGATTTGGCGCCACAGTGGCAAAGGGAAGAGGCAGAGGTGGCCGGCTGCGAAAGCAAGGCCTGGCTCTACCATCACAGGGATGAAACGGGTTGCCACCATTTCCTGGCCGGCAGTGAGTCGCGCATCATCAAAGGGTTGCTGGTGCTGATTCTCAGCGCCTGCAATCACGGCGATGATGAGGCCATTCATGGCCTGGATCTGGACGACTGGTTTGGTGACTTGGGATTATCGGCCCATCTGAGCCCATCCAGGGCCAATGGTCTGGCGGCACTGGTGGAGGCGATTCGGGCCCAGGCCGCGCCGCGCTAA
- a CDS encoding aromatic amino acid transport family protein: protein MQASTAATATGTAGKAVTYTKQDLTWSLSMFGTAVGAGVLFLPIRAGLEGFWPLILIALLVGPMTYLSHRALARFVLSSKRNDADITDVVEEHFGKGAGLLITILYFFAIYPIVLIYGNAITTTVDSFIVNQLGMISPPRWILSGVLVAMMMGVMILGRRLMLRATELLVYPLVFILLAMSVYLIPDWSMAAMSVDNIPAVGDLMLVVYLTIPMLIFSFNHSPAISSMALAQREAHGDDAVAKSDIILKRASMMLLGFVMFFVFSCVLALSPAQLAEAKAQNLPVLSYLANQYDSPVISVVGPLVAFLAIFSSFFGHYLGAKEGLAGIAKKSAPKMVTAMGDKGFDRALVAFFFFSVWGVAIINPSVLGMIESLGAPFIAAILFLMPMYAINKVPAMQRYSGKLSNVFITVMGIIAISAIVKGLF, encoded by the coding sequence ATGCAGGCTTCAACCGCTGCAACTGCCACCGGCACCGCCGGCAAGGCCGTAACCTATACCAAGCAGGACCTGACCTGGTCCCTCTCCATGTTCGGCACCGCCGTGGGCGCCGGTGTTCTGTTCCTGCCGATTCGCGCCGGTCTGGAAGGGTTTTGGCCCCTGATCCTGATCGCCCTGCTGGTGGGGCCCATGACCTATCTGTCTCACCGTGCCCTGGCCCGGTTTGTGCTCTCCTCCAAGCGCAATGACGCCGACATCACCGATGTGGTTGAGGAGCACTTCGGTAAAGGGGCCGGCCTGCTGATCACCATCCTCTACTTCTTTGCCATCTACCCCATCGTGCTGATCTATGGCAACGCCATTACCACCACAGTGGACAGCTTCATCGTCAACCAGCTGGGTATGATCTCCCCGCCACGCTGGATCCTCTCCGGTGTGCTGGTGGCGATGATGATGGGTGTGATGATCCTGGGTCGCCGCCTGATGCTGCGTGCGACCGAGCTGCTGGTGTACCCCCTGGTGTTCATCCTGCTGGCGATGTCTGTCTACCTGATCCCCGACTGGTCCATGGCGGCCATGAGTGTCGACAACATCCCCGCCGTTGGCGACCTGATGCTGGTGGTGTACCTGACCATCCCCATGCTGATCTTCTCCTTCAACCACAGCCCGGCGATCTCCTCCATGGCCCTGGCTCAGCGTGAAGCCCATGGTGATGATGCGGTGGCCAAGTCCGACATCATCCTCAAGCGTGCCTCCATGATGCTGCTGGGCTTTGTGATGTTCTTTGTGTTCAGTTGTGTGCTGGCCCTGTCACCTGCCCAGCTGGCCGAGGCCAAGGCGCAGAACCTGCCGGTATTGAGCTACCTGGCAAACCAGTATGACTCTCCGGTTATCTCCGTTGTGGGTCCCCTGGTGGCCTTCCTGGCGATCTTCTCCTCCTTCTTCGGCCACTACCTGGGCGCCAAAGAGGGGCTGGCGGGCATTGCCAAAAAGAGTGCGCCCAAGATGGTAACCGCCATGGGTGACAAGGGCTTCGACCGTGCCCTGGTGGCCTTCTTCTTCTTCAGTGTTTGGGGTGTGGCCATCATCAACCCCTCGGTGCTGGGCATGATTGAGTCCCTGGGCGCCCCCTTCATCGCGGCCATCCTGTTCCTGATGCCGATGTACGCCATCAACAAGGTACCGGCGATGCAGCGCTACAGCGGCAAGCTGTCCAACGTGTTCATCACGGTGATGGGCATCATCGCCATCAGTGCCATCGTCAAAGGCCTGTTCTAA
- a CDS encoding porin has translation MLKRTPALSAAALLVAASFGAQAEMPTFYGDLNISLTDSDTGYTVQGTSGDTGTVLENNSSNIGMKGAHDINGALKLVYKVEVGVNGTDNDADTFSSRNTYIGLAGGFGEVVFGRNDTAFKGSEGGVDAFGNLNADIVMILPGQDRVADGITYVLPKVDMLTGKFTYILEDDNDGATSDDGDNYALFLGYGDKGLKKANFYVGGGYVDGIKGLTAWRLTGQVKVADLALGAIYQSSEKTADSSVESDGYIVSAKYPLGNFMLKAQYGYEDGALGTFGKKAQGDTAGTVEDVTNYTIGGDYTLSKSAYLYGHYAKYEASIKDAADIEDDVVTVGLRYRF, from the coding sequence ATGTTAAAACGGACACCCGCCCTCTCTGCTGCTGCACTGCTGGTTGCTGCCTCTTTCGGCGCCCAAGCAGAAATGCCCACCTTCTACGGTGACCTGAACATCTCTTTGACCGATTCCGACACCGGTTACACCGTTCAAGGTACCAGCGGTGATACCGGCACTGTTCTGGAAAACAACTCTTCCAACATCGGTATGAAAGGCGCCCACGATATCAACGGCGCTCTGAAACTGGTGTACAAGGTAGAGGTTGGTGTTAACGGCACCGACAACGACGCCGATACTTTCTCTTCCCGTAACACCTACATCGGCCTGGCCGGTGGTTTCGGTGAAGTGGTATTCGGTCGTAACGACACCGCATTCAAGGGCTCCGAAGGTGGCGTTGATGCCTTCGGTAACCTGAACGCCGACATCGTAATGATCCTGCCTGGTCAGGATCGTGTAGCTGACGGCATCACCTATGTTCTGCCTAAGGTAGACATGCTGACCGGTAAGTTCACCTACATCCTGGAAGACGACAACGACGGCGCCACCAGCGACGACGGCGACAACTACGCTCTGTTCCTGGGTTACGGTGACAAAGGCCTGAAGAAAGCCAACTTCTACGTTGGCGGCGGCTATGTTGACGGCATCAAAGGTCTGACCGCTTGGCGTCTGACTGGTCAGGTAAAAGTTGCTGACCTGGCTCTGGGTGCCATCTACCAGTCCTCCGAGAAGACCGCCGACTCCTCCGTTGAGTCCGACGGCTACATCGTTTCCGCCAAGTACCCTCTGGGCAACTTCATGCTGAAGGCTCAGTACGGCTACGAAGATGGCGCTCTGGGTACCTTCGGTAAGAAGGCCCAGGGTGACACCGCTGGCACCGTTGAAGATGTAACCAACTACACCATCGGTGGCGACTACACCCTGAGCAAGTCTGCTTACCTGTACGGCCACTACGCCAAGTACGAAGCCTCCATCAAGGACGCTGCCGACATCGAAGATGATGTAGTAACCGTAGGTCTGCGCTACCGCTTCTAA
- a CDS encoding permease, with translation MFELFGDLASLIVYQWLELDPQSRLAQALHFFVEDTSKILVLLVVMIYAIALVRASLDVDRVRHYLSGKSRTTGYLLGSGFGAITPFCSCSSIPVFLGFTSAGIPVGITMAFLITSPLINEVALLLLLSLLGWELTLIYVVVGMTIGMAGGALLDAIGAERWLQPLAARAHAMGQQAQPQGEDDEAPSLSLTQRHQFAREETLEIFGRVWKWVIVGVGLGAALHGFVPAGWLQAHLGDGQWWSVPTAVGLGIPLYANATGVIPVMESLLLQGVPLGTTLAFCMSTVAASFPEFVMLKQVMQWRLLALLFALLLTGFTLMGWVLNLV, from the coding sequence ATGTTTGAGTTGTTCGGTGATCTGGCCAGCCTGATAGTGTATCAATGGCTGGAGTTGGATCCGCAGAGCAGACTGGCACAGGCGCTGCATTTCTTCGTGGAGGACACCAGCAAGATTCTGGTGCTGCTGGTGGTGATGATCTACGCCATCGCCCTGGTCCGCGCCTCTCTGGATGTGGACAGGGTGCGCCACTACCTCAGTGGTAAGAGCCGAACCACAGGCTATCTGCTTGGCTCCGGTTTTGGTGCCATCACCCCCTTCTGCTCCTGTTCGAGCATCCCGGTGTTTCTTGGCTTTACCTCGGCAGGCATCCCCGTGGGGATCACCATGGCGTTTCTGATCACCTCGCCCCTGATTAACGAGGTGGCCCTGTTGCTGCTGCTCAGCCTGCTGGGCTGGGAGCTGACCCTGATCTACGTGGTAGTGGGGATGACCATCGGCATGGCTGGAGGGGCATTGCTGGACGCCATCGGCGCGGAGCGCTGGCTGCAGCCCCTGGCTGCCCGTGCTCACGCCATGGGCCAGCAGGCCCAGCCTCAGGGGGAGGACGATGAAGCGCCATCGCTGAGCCTGACCCAGCGCCACCAGTTTGCCCGTGAGGAGACCCTGGAGATCTTCGGCCGGGTGTGGAAGTGGGTGATCGTCGGTGTGGGTCTGGGGGCCGCGCTCCATGGCTTTGTTCCCGCAGGCTGGCTGCAGGCGCACCTGGGGGACGGCCAGTGGTGGTCGGTGCCGACGGCGGTGGGCTTGGGCATCCCTCTGTACGCCAACGCGACCGGGGTGATTCCGGTGATGGAGAGTCTGCTGTTGCAGGGGGTGCCCCTGGGCACCACCCTGGCGTTCTGTATGAGCACCGTCGCCGCCAGCTTCCCCGAGTTCGTGATGCTCAAACAGGTGATGCAGTGGCGCTTGCTGGCGCTGCTGTTTGCCCTGTTGCTGACCGGCTTCACCCTGATGGGGTGGGTGCTGAACCTGGTCTAG
- a CDS encoding acylase, which produces MIKSPLWIAVATATGLMLSGCSNDDNRDSTTPPPEPAPQVQVFAEDGLLDVRIRRTTFGVPHIEADSIESLAFGSGYAQAQDHLCLLADGIIKANSERSKYFGPHKSIDFATGLPVEEDNQNLVNDFGYKALGVRQSAAELIGTLPDRSRAMLSGFAAGYNLYLADLASGAVTTPNLPCAGQPWVKPITDVDMLTYLFSIALLPGAANFLDLIFFANPGDGDEYLPRPAATASLPIQGQMMLADIRTKAMARSATLITPEVNPREMGSNGWGLGSEVTENGKGIVLGNPHFPHTGQLRFWQSHLTIPGHLNVMGGSLVGMPGAVNIGFNQNLAWTHTFSTAEHFIMYNLSLKEGDRLTYLFEGEEMAITPKTLTVEVNIGGGVTIPLEKEVYLTAKGPMVEAPPALAPFPWDDTQAFFVQDANMNNVDVLEHWSAMNFASNLEEFQQAFKSFDGVIFNNTMYADAQGNAFYIDDSTVPNISSEAENALRLSPELRAAREQAGFTIMPGNEARFAYDGAVPYERAPKLTRQDFVQNSNNSYWITNPAEPIENVSPLYGQRRVEQSLRTRMALTLMSDARGEDGKFNPAEVEAALLSNRAYLAELVLPQLLLQCEAQGSNPVVVNDSLSVDVSAACAALAKWNGAQNQDSIAGALLREFGYRFDSDSHLDVPFVYTDPINTPNTLAADGSALVALAAASATLTQNGFDLEAPLGQMQFVEKSLPNGQPSGVRFPWSGANNFEGGFNVFAYTNSPGDDTMLPQHAYTPAVDAVTGQATRSELTTEGYHIDYGSSWMMVVGFGDQGPEGRGLLTYSEAYNAQSPHWADQTKYYSDNTALRPLLFTEEAIAAETLSDVRLQYQK; this is translated from the coding sequence ATGATAAAATCACCTCTGTGGATCGCCGTAGCCACGGCGACCGGACTGATGCTGTCAGGCTGCAGCAACGACGACAATCGCGACTCAACCACTCCGCCCCCTGAACCCGCCCCGCAAGTGCAGGTGTTTGCCGAAGATGGTCTGCTGGATGTGCGCATTCGCCGCACCACTTTCGGTGTCCCCCATATCGAGGCCGACAGTATTGAGAGTCTGGCCTTCGGTTCCGGCTATGCCCAGGCGCAGGATCATCTCTGTTTGCTGGCCGACGGCATCATCAAGGCCAACAGTGAGCGCTCCAAGTACTTTGGCCCTCACAAGAGCATCGACTTCGCCACCGGCCTTCCCGTAGAGGAGGACAACCAGAACCTGGTGAATGACTTCGGTTACAAGGCTCTGGGGGTGCGTCAGTCTGCCGCCGAGCTTATTGGTACCCTGCCGGATCGTTCCCGCGCCATGCTCTCCGGTTTCGCCGCAGGCTATAACCTCTATCTGGCGGATCTGGCGTCCGGGGCGGTGACCACCCCGAACCTGCCTTGCGCCGGTCAGCCCTGGGTGAAACCCATCACCGACGTGGATATGCTGACCTATCTGTTCTCCATCGCCCTGCTGCCCGGGGCGGCCAACTTCCTCGATCTCATCTTCTTCGCCAACCCAGGTGACGGCGACGAGTACCTGCCACGGCCCGCGGCCACCGCCTCCCTGCCTATACAGGGGCAGATGATGCTGGCGGATATTCGCACCAAGGCGATGGCTCGCTCGGCGACCTTGATCACCCCGGAAGTGAACCCCAGGGAGATGGGCTCCAACGGCTGGGGCCTGGGCAGCGAAGTGACCGAAAACGGCAAGGGAATCGTGCTGGGCAACCCCCACTTCCCGCACACGGGGCAACTGCGTTTCTGGCAGTCGCACCTGACCATTCCCGGCCACCTCAATGTGATGGGGGGCTCCCTGGTGGGCATGCCCGGAGCGGTGAACATCGGCTTTAACCAGAATCTGGCCTGGACCCACACCTTCTCTACCGCCGAACACTTCATCATGTACAACCTCAGCCTGAAGGAGGGGGATCGCCTCACCTATCTGTTTGAAGGTGAGGAGATGGCCATCACCCCCAAGACACTGACCGTTGAGGTGAACATTGGCGGCGGGGTGACCATTCCCCTGGAGAAGGAGGTGTACCTCACAGCCAAGGGGCCCATGGTGGAAGCGCCACCGGCACTGGCGCCCTTCCCCTGGGATGACACTCAGGCGTTCTTTGTTCAGGACGCCAACATGAACAACGTGGATGTGCTGGAGCACTGGTCTGCCATGAACTTCGCCAGCAACCTGGAGGAGTTCCAGCAGGCGTTCAAGAGCTTCGACGGGGTGATCTTCAACAACACCATGTACGCCGATGCCCAGGGCAACGCCTTCTACATCGACGACTCCACCGTGCCCAACATCAGCAGCGAGGCGGAAAACGCCCTGAGGCTGAGCCCTGAGCTGCGTGCCGCCCGTGAGCAGGCGGGGTTCACCATCATGCCCGGTAATGAGGCGCGCTTTGCCTATGACGGTGCGGTGCCTTACGAGCGTGCCCCCAAGCTCACTCGTCAGGACTTCGTGCAGAACTCCAACAACTCCTACTGGATCACCAACCCGGCGGAACCCATCGAAAACGTCTCCCCCCTGTACGGTCAGCGCCGGGTCGAGCAGTCACTGCGTACCCGCATGGCACTGACCCTGATGAGCGACGCCCGCGGTGAGGATGGCAAATTCAATCCGGCCGAGGTGGAAGCGGCACTGCTCTCCAACCGGGCCTACCTGGCCGAGCTGGTGCTGCCCCAGTTGCTGCTCCAGTGTGAAGCCCAGGGGAGTAACCCTGTGGTGGTCAATGACAGCCTGAGTGTCGATGTGTCTGCGGCCTGTGCGGCCCTGGCTAAGTGGAATGGGGCACAAAATCAGGACAGCATTGCCGGTGCCCTGCTGCGCGAGTTTGGCTATCGCTTCGACAGCGACAGTCACCTGGATGTGCCTTTCGTCTACACGGATCCCATCAACACGCCCAACACCCTGGCGGCCGATGGCTCCGCGCTGGTGGCCCTGGCCGCAGCCAGTGCCACCCTGACCCAGAACGGCTTCGATCTGGAAGCGCCCCTGGGGCAGATGCAGTTTGTGGAGAAGTCACTGCCCAATGGTCAGCCTTCCGGGGTGCGGTTCCCCTGGTCCGGTGCCAACAACTTTGAGGGCGGTTTCAACGTCTTTGCCTACACCAACAGCCCGGGCGACGACACCATGCTGCCCCAGCACGCCTACACCCCGGCAGTGGATGCGGTCACCGGCCAGGCGACCCGATCCGAACTGACCACCGAGGGTTACCACATCGATTACGGCTCCAGCTGGATGATGGTGGTGGGCTTTGGCGATCAGGGTCCCGAGGGGCGTGGCTTGCTGACCTACTCAGAGGCCTATAACGCCCAGTCGCCCCATTGGGCGGACCAGACCAAGTACTACTCGGACAACACCGCCCTGAGGCCCTTGCTGTTTACTGAAGAGGCGATTGCCGCCGAGACCCTGTCGGACGTACGTTTGCAGTATCAGAAATAA